The following are from one region of the Streptomyces changanensis genome:
- a CDS encoding CinA family protein → MGLLAERDETLAVAESLTGGLVAAELTAVPGASRTFRGSVTAYATPLKRDLLDVDAGLLERRGAVDADVALQMARGVRSRLGACWGAATTGVAGPEPQDGQPVGTVFVAVWGPPGSTAGTGKVAALRLNGDRAEIRRESVRSVLELLMGELSENARAKDTEQNGEN, encoded by the coding sequence CTGGGTCTGCTTGCCGAGCGTGACGAGACCCTCGCCGTGGCGGAGTCACTCACGGGTGGTCTCGTGGCCGCCGAACTGACGGCGGTACCCGGAGCCTCCCGTACCTTCCGCGGATCCGTCACGGCCTACGCGACCCCGCTGAAGCGGGATCTGCTGGACGTCGACGCCGGGCTGCTGGAGCGGCGCGGCGCGGTCGACGCGGACGTGGCACTGCAGATGGCGCGGGGTGTCCGCAGCCGGCTGGGCGCCTGCTGGGGGGCCGCGACCACGGGCGTGGCGGGCCCGGAACCGCAGGACGGACAGCCCGTGGGCACGGTGTTCGTCGCCGTCTGGGGACCGCCCGGCAGCACCGCCGGGACCGGGAAAGTGGCCGCACTGCGGTTGAACGGCGACCGTGCGGAAATCCGTAGGGAGAGTGTACGGAGCGTGCTGGAGCTCCTCATGGGCGAACTCTCGGAGAATGCGCGGGCAAAGGATACGGAACAGAACGGGGAGAATTGA
- a CDS encoding helix-turn-helix domain-containing protein: protein MSIGNAPDGNSPEDDRPSPPASDGPSIGRTLHQARVDAGLTVEEVSNSTRVRVPIVHAIEEDDFSRCGGDVYARGHVRTLARAVGLDPSALVARYDAENGGRPAPTPAGPMFEAERIRPERRRPNWTAAMVAAIVAVVGFVGFTLFGRGDGGGTQHVAEGPAPSRSAPQAPKPVKPKPTPAASDSAIAAVPRDKVTVKLTAVDDKSWISAKARDGKLLFDGLLLKGDTKTFQDDERLDLILGNAGAIELFVNGKKVEDEFATGQVERLSYTKGDPQVG from the coding sequence GTGTCCATCGGCAACGCCCCCGACGGCAACTCACCCGAAGACGACCGCCCCTCGCCCCCCGCGAGTGACGGGCCATCGATCGGCCGCACGCTCCACCAGGCCCGCGTCGACGCCGGCCTGACCGTCGAAGAGGTCAGCAACTCCACCCGGGTGCGCGTCCCCATCGTGCACGCCATCGAGGAGGACGACTTCTCGCGCTGCGGCGGCGACGTCTACGCCCGCGGACACGTGCGCACGCTCGCACGGGCCGTCGGGCTGGACCCGTCCGCCCTGGTCGCGCGGTACGACGCGGAGAACGGCGGCCGCCCCGCCCCCACCCCGGCCGGCCCCATGTTCGAGGCGGAGCGCATCCGCCCCGAGCGGCGCCGGCCCAACTGGACCGCCGCCATGGTCGCCGCGATCGTCGCGGTGGTCGGCTTCGTCGGCTTCACCCTCTTCGGCCGCGGCGACGGCGGCGGCACCCAGCACGTGGCCGAGGGCCCCGCCCCGTCCCGCTCCGCCCCCCAGGCCCCCAAGCCGGTGAAGCCCAAGCCGACGCCGGCCGCCTCCGACAGCGCGATCGCGGCCGTCCCCCGGGACAAGGTCACGGTCAAGCTCACCGCCGTCGACGACAAGAGCTGGATCTCGGCGAAGGCCCGGGACGGCAAGCTCCTCTTCGACGGACTGCTCCTCAAGGGCGACACCAAGACCTTCCAGGACGACGAGCGGCTCGACCTGATCCTCGGCAACGCCGGCGCGATCGAGCTCTTCGTCAACGGCAAGAAGGTCGAGGACGAGTTCGCCACCGGTCAGGTCGAACGGCTGTCCTACACGAAGGGTGATCCGCAGGTGGGCTGA
- the pgsA gene encoding CDP-diacylglycerol--glycerol-3-phosphate 3-phosphatidyltransferase, whose protein sequence is MTGVPASATGGSGRRAPGGKLGAAAVNQASLWNIANILTMIRLVLVPAFVVLLLQDGGYDPAWRAWAWAAFAVAMITDIFDGHLARTYNLVTDFGKIADPIADKAIMAAGLICLSGLGDLPWWVTGVILFRELGITLLRFWVIRHGVIPASRGGKVKTLAQGAAVGMYVLALTGPLATLRWWVMALAVVLTVVTGLDYVRQAVVLRRRGLAAERALASAVPAETAGGAGPAASVDPATSAGPAAPAGPAGPAASSAPEPPR, encoded by the coding sequence ATGACCGGAGTCCCGGCGTCCGCCACAGGCGGCTCGGGGAGGAGGGCGCCCGGCGGGAAGCTGGGAGCGGCGGCCGTGAACCAGGCCAGCCTGTGGAACATCGCCAACATCCTGACCATGATCCGGCTGGTGCTCGTCCCGGCGTTCGTGGTGCTGCTGCTCCAGGACGGCGGGTACGACCCGGCCTGGCGCGCCTGGGCCTGGGCGGCGTTCGCCGTCGCCATGATCACGGACATCTTCGACGGGCACCTGGCCCGTACGTACAACCTCGTGACGGACTTCGGGAAGATCGCCGACCCGATCGCGGACAAGGCGATCATGGCGGCCGGGCTCATCTGCCTGTCCGGCCTCGGCGACCTGCCCTGGTGGGTGACCGGGGTGATCCTCTTCCGCGAGCTGGGCATCACGCTGCTGCGGTTCTGGGTCATCCGGCACGGGGTCATCCCGGCCAGCCGCGGCGGCAAGGTGAAGACGCTCGCCCAGGGCGCCGCCGTGGGCATGTACGTCCTGGCGCTCACCGGTCCGCTGGCCACCCTCCGCTGGTGGGTGATGGCCCTCGCCGTGGTCCTGACGGTCGTCACGGGTCTCGACTACGTGCGCCAGGCCGTCGTCCTGCGGCGCCGGGGGCTGGCCGCCGAGCGGGCCCTCGCGAGTGCCGTACCGGCGGAAACCGCGGGTGGGGCCGGGCCGGCCGCGTCCGTCGATCCCGCCACGTCCGCCGGTCCGGCTGCGCCCGCCGGACCCGCCGGACCCGCCGCGTCGAGTGCTCCGGAGCCGCCCCGGTGA
- the rimO gene encoding 30S ribosomal protein S12 methylthiotransferase RimO, with amino-acid sequence MPERRTVALVTLGCARNEVDSEELAGRLAADGWHLVEDAADADVAVVNTCGFVEAAKKDSVDALLEANDLKDHGRTQAVVAVGCMAERYGKELAEALPEADGVLGFDDYADISDRLQTILSGGVHASHTPRDRRKLLPLSPVERQGAATAVALPGHGATGSPTEAPEAPADLPEGVAPASGPRAPLRRRLDTSPVASVKLASGCDRRCSFCAIPSFRGSFVSRRPSDVLGETRWLAEQGVKEIMLVSENNTSYGKDLGDIRLLEALLPELAAVDGIERVRVSYLQPAEMRPGLIDVLTSTEKVAPYFDLSFQHSAPAVLRAMRRFGDTDRFLELLDTIRGKAPQAGVRSNFIVGFPGETEADFAELERFLVHARLDAVGVFGYSDEDGTEAASYDAKLDQEIVDERLAHLSRLAEELTAQRAEERIGETLEVLVESVETEDVDEDEYAGAGRAAHQAPETDGQVLFARGDGLAVGRIVKAEVVGTEGVDLVAEVVEEAGR; translated from the coding sequence ATGCCCGAACGCCGTACCGTCGCCCTTGTCACTCTTGGCTGCGCCCGTAACGAGGTGGACTCGGAGGAGCTCGCAGGCCGCCTGGCAGCGGACGGCTGGCACCTCGTCGAGGACGCCGCGGACGCCGATGTCGCCGTCGTCAACACCTGCGGCTTCGTCGAGGCCGCGAAGAAGGACTCCGTCGACGCCCTGCTCGAAGCGAACGACCTGAAGGACCACGGCAGGACCCAGGCCGTCGTCGCCGTCGGCTGCATGGCCGAGCGGTACGGCAAGGAACTCGCCGAGGCCCTGCCCGAGGCGGACGGCGTGCTCGGCTTCGACGACTACGCCGACATCTCCGACCGCCTCCAGACGATCCTCAGCGGCGGCGTCCACGCCTCGCACACCCCGCGCGACCGGCGCAAGCTGCTGCCGCTCAGCCCCGTGGAGCGCCAGGGCGCCGCCACGGCCGTCGCCCTGCCGGGCCACGGAGCCACCGGGTCCCCCACCGAGGCGCCCGAGGCCCCCGCCGACCTGCCCGAGGGCGTCGCGCCCGCCTCCGGTCCGCGCGCGCCGCTGCGCCGCCGTCTGGACACCAGCCCGGTCGCCTCCGTGAAGCTGGCCTCGGGCTGCGACCGCCGCTGCTCGTTCTGCGCGATCCCGTCGTTCCGTGGCTCCTTCGTCTCGCGGCGCCCCAGCGACGTGCTGGGCGAGACCCGCTGGCTCGCCGAGCAGGGCGTCAAGGAGATCATGCTGGTCTCCGAGAACAACACCTCGTACGGCAAGGACCTCGGCGACATCCGCCTCCTGGAGGCGCTGCTGCCGGAGCTCGCCGCCGTCGACGGCATCGAGCGCGTCCGCGTCAGCTACCTCCAGCCGGCCGAGATGCGCCCGGGCCTCATCGACGTGCTGACCTCCACCGAGAAGGTCGCGCCCTACTTCGACCTGTCGTTCCAGCACTCCGCCCCCGCCGTGCTGCGCGCCATGCGGCGCTTCGGCGACACCGACCGGTTCCTGGAGCTGCTGGACACCATCCGCGGCAAGGCGCCGCAGGCGGGCGTGCGGTCGAACTTCATCGTCGGCTTCCCCGGCGAGACCGAGGCCGACTTCGCCGAGCTGGAGCGTTTCCTCGTCCACGCCCGCCTCGACGCCGTCGGCGTCTTCGGCTACTCCGACGAGGACGGCACCGAGGCCGCGTCGTACGACGCCAAGCTGGACCAGGAGATCGTGGACGAGCGCCTCGCCCACCTGTCCCGGCTCGCCGAGGAGCTCACCGCCCAGCGCGCGGAGGAGCGGATCGGAGAGACCCTGGAGGTACTGGTCGAGTCGGTCGAGACCGAGGACGTCGACGAGGACGAGTACGCCGGGGCCGGCCGCGCGGCGCACCAGGCGCCCGAGACGGACGGCCAGGTGCTCTTCGCCCGGGGCGACGGACTCGCCGTGGGCCGTATCGTCAAGGCCGAGGTCGTCGGCACGGAAGGCGTCGACCTGGTGGCCGAGGTAGTCGAGGAGGCGGGCAGATGA